Proteins encoded by one window of Agelaius phoeniceus isolate bAgePho1 chromosome 3, bAgePho1.hap1, whole genome shotgun sequence:
- the ACTR2 gene encoding actin-related protein 2 isoform X1, whose protein sequence is MDTLGRKVVVCDNGTGFVKCGYAGSNFPEHIFPALVGRPIIRSTAKVGNIEIKNNKMMDLMVGDEASELRSMLEVNYPMENGIVRNWDDMKHLWDYTFGPEKLNIDTKNCKILLTEPPMNPTKNREKIVEVMFETYQFSGVYVAIQAVLTLYAQGLLTGVVVDSGDGVTHICPVYEGFSLPHLTRRLDIAGRDITRYLIKLLLLRGYAFNHSADFETVRMIKEKLCYVGYNIEQEQKLALETTVLVESYTLPDGRIIKVGGERFEAPEALFQPHLINVEGVGVAELLFNTIQAADIDTRSEFYKHIVLSGGSTMYPGLPSRLERELKQLYLERVLKGDVEKLSKFKIRIEDPPRRKHMVFLGGAVLADIMKDKDNFWMTRQEYQEKGVRVLEKLGVTVR, encoded by the exons ATGGACACGCTGGGCAGGAAGGTGGTCGTGTGCGACAACGGCACCGGG ttTGTGAAATGTGGCTATGCAGGCTCGAATTTTCCTGAGCACATTTTTCCAGCTTTGGTTGGCAGACCCATTATAAGATCAACTGCTAAAGTAGGAAACATTGAAATCAAG AATAACAAAATGATG GATCTGATGGTTGGTGATGAAGCCAGTGAGTTACGATCAATGCTGGAAGTGAATTATCCGATGGAGAATGGCATAGTTCGAAACTGGGATGATATGAAGCACCTTTGGGATTACACGTTTGGACCAGAAAAACTTAATATTGACACAAAAAATTGTAAAATACTACTCACAGAGCCTCCCATGAATCCGACTAAAAATAGGGAGAAGATTGTGGAG GTTATGTTTGAGACGTACCAGTTTTCTGGGGTGTATGTAGCCATCCAGGCTGTTCTTACTCTGTATGCTCAAG GTTTGTTGACTGGTGTTGTTGTGGACTCTGGAGATGGTGTGACTCACATTTGCCCAGTTTATGAAGGCTTCTCCCTCCCTCACCTCACGAGACGGTTAGATATCGCTGGGAGGGATATCACTAGGTACCTCATTAAG ctcctcttGCTGCGAGGTTATGCTTTCAACCATTCTGCTGATTTTGAGACGGTTCGCATGATCAAGGAGAAGTTGTGTTATGTGGGATACAACATTGAACAGGAGCAGAAGCTGGCACTAGAGACCACAGTTCTAGTTGAATCCTACACG CTCCCAGATGGCAGGATTATCAAAGTTGGTGGAGAACGGTTTGAGGCACCAGAGGCTCTCTTCCAGCCTCACTTAATCAATGTCGAAGGGGTTGGTGTGGCTGAGTTGCTGTTCAACACCATCCAGGCTGCTGACATTGATACCAG GTCTGAATTCTACAAGCACATTGTGCTGTCTGGAGGGTCCACCATGTACCCTGGGTTGCCTTCACGACTGGAGCGGGAGCTGAAACAGCTCTACCTGGAACGAGTTCTGAAAGGAGACGTGGAGAAGCTCTCG aaATTTAAGATCCGAATTGAAGATCCCCCTCGTCGGAAGCACATGGTGTTTCTGGGGGGTGCTGTTCTAGCAGACATCATGAAAGACAAAGACAACTTCTGGATGACCCGACAAGAATACCAAGAAAAGGGAGTGCGTGTGCTGGAGAAGCTTGGTGTGACTGTTCGATAA
- the ACTR2 gene encoding actin-related protein 2 isoform X2 translates to MDTLGRKVVVCDNGTGFVKCGYAGSNFPEHIFPALVGRPIIRSTAKVGNIEIKDLMVGDEASELRSMLEVNYPMENGIVRNWDDMKHLWDYTFGPEKLNIDTKNCKILLTEPPMNPTKNREKIVEVMFETYQFSGVYVAIQAVLTLYAQGLLTGVVVDSGDGVTHICPVYEGFSLPHLTRRLDIAGRDITRYLIKLLLLRGYAFNHSADFETVRMIKEKLCYVGYNIEQEQKLALETTVLVESYTLPDGRIIKVGGERFEAPEALFQPHLINVEGVGVAELLFNTIQAADIDTRSEFYKHIVLSGGSTMYPGLPSRLERELKQLYLERVLKGDVEKLSKFKIRIEDPPRRKHMVFLGGAVLADIMKDKDNFWMTRQEYQEKGVRVLEKLGVTVR, encoded by the exons ATGGACACGCTGGGCAGGAAGGTGGTCGTGTGCGACAACGGCACCGGG ttTGTGAAATGTGGCTATGCAGGCTCGAATTTTCCTGAGCACATTTTTCCAGCTTTGGTTGGCAGACCCATTATAAGATCAACTGCTAAAGTAGGAAACATTGAAATCAAG GATCTGATGGTTGGTGATGAAGCCAGTGAGTTACGATCAATGCTGGAAGTGAATTATCCGATGGAGAATGGCATAGTTCGAAACTGGGATGATATGAAGCACCTTTGGGATTACACGTTTGGACCAGAAAAACTTAATATTGACACAAAAAATTGTAAAATACTACTCACAGAGCCTCCCATGAATCCGACTAAAAATAGGGAGAAGATTGTGGAG GTTATGTTTGAGACGTACCAGTTTTCTGGGGTGTATGTAGCCATCCAGGCTGTTCTTACTCTGTATGCTCAAG GTTTGTTGACTGGTGTTGTTGTGGACTCTGGAGATGGTGTGACTCACATTTGCCCAGTTTATGAAGGCTTCTCCCTCCCTCACCTCACGAGACGGTTAGATATCGCTGGGAGGGATATCACTAGGTACCTCATTAAG ctcctcttGCTGCGAGGTTATGCTTTCAACCATTCTGCTGATTTTGAGACGGTTCGCATGATCAAGGAGAAGTTGTGTTATGTGGGATACAACATTGAACAGGAGCAGAAGCTGGCACTAGAGACCACAGTTCTAGTTGAATCCTACACG CTCCCAGATGGCAGGATTATCAAAGTTGGTGGAGAACGGTTTGAGGCACCAGAGGCTCTCTTCCAGCCTCACTTAATCAATGTCGAAGGGGTTGGTGTGGCTGAGTTGCTGTTCAACACCATCCAGGCTGCTGACATTGATACCAG GTCTGAATTCTACAAGCACATTGTGCTGTCTGGAGGGTCCACCATGTACCCTGGGTTGCCTTCACGACTGGAGCGGGAGCTGAAACAGCTCTACCTGGAACGAGTTCTGAAAGGAGACGTGGAGAAGCTCTCG aaATTTAAGATCCGAATTGAAGATCCCCCTCGTCGGAAGCACATGGTGTTTCTGGGGGGTGCTGTTCTAGCAGACATCATGAAAGACAAAGACAACTTCTGGATGACCCGACAAGAATACCAAGAAAAGGGAGTGCGTGTGCTGGAGAAGCTTGGTGTGACTGTTCGATAA
- the ACTR2 gene encoding actin-related protein 2 isoform X3: protein MMDLMVGDEASELRSMLEVNYPMENGIVRNWDDMKHLWDYTFGPEKLNIDTKNCKILLTEPPMNPTKNREKIVEVMFETYQFSGVYVAIQAVLTLYAQGLLTGVVVDSGDGVTHICPVYEGFSLPHLTRRLDIAGRDITRYLIKLLLLRGYAFNHSADFETVRMIKEKLCYVGYNIEQEQKLALETTVLVESYTLPDGRIIKVGGERFEAPEALFQPHLINVEGVGVAELLFNTIQAADIDTRSEFYKHIVLSGGSTMYPGLPSRLERELKQLYLERVLKGDVEKLSKFKIRIEDPPRRKHMVFLGGAVLADIMKDKDNFWMTRQEYQEKGVRVLEKLGVTVR, encoded by the exons ATGATG GATCTGATGGTTGGTGATGAAGCCAGTGAGTTACGATCAATGCTGGAAGTGAATTATCCGATGGAGAATGGCATAGTTCGAAACTGGGATGATATGAAGCACCTTTGGGATTACACGTTTGGACCAGAAAAACTTAATATTGACACAAAAAATTGTAAAATACTACTCACAGAGCCTCCCATGAATCCGACTAAAAATAGGGAGAAGATTGTGGAG GTTATGTTTGAGACGTACCAGTTTTCTGGGGTGTATGTAGCCATCCAGGCTGTTCTTACTCTGTATGCTCAAG GTTTGTTGACTGGTGTTGTTGTGGACTCTGGAGATGGTGTGACTCACATTTGCCCAGTTTATGAAGGCTTCTCCCTCCCTCACCTCACGAGACGGTTAGATATCGCTGGGAGGGATATCACTAGGTACCTCATTAAG ctcctcttGCTGCGAGGTTATGCTTTCAACCATTCTGCTGATTTTGAGACGGTTCGCATGATCAAGGAGAAGTTGTGTTATGTGGGATACAACATTGAACAGGAGCAGAAGCTGGCACTAGAGACCACAGTTCTAGTTGAATCCTACACG CTCCCAGATGGCAGGATTATCAAAGTTGGTGGAGAACGGTTTGAGGCACCAGAGGCTCTCTTCCAGCCTCACTTAATCAATGTCGAAGGGGTTGGTGTGGCTGAGTTGCTGTTCAACACCATCCAGGCTGCTGACATTGATACCAG GTCTGAATTCTACAAGCACATTGTGCTGTCTGGAGGGTCCACCATGTACCCTGGGTTGCCTTCACGACTGGAGCGGGAGCTGAAACAGCTCTACCTGGAACGAGTTCTGAAAGGAGACGTGGAGAAGCTCTCG aaATTTAAGATCCGAATTGAAGATCCCCCTCGTCGGAAGCACATGGTGTTTCTGGGGGGTGCTGTTCTAGCAGACATCATGAAAGACAAAGACAACTTCTGGATGACCCGACAAGAATACCAAGAAAAGGGAGTGCGTGTGCTGGAGAAGCTTGGTGTGACTGTTCGATAA